From the Roseibium salinum genome, one window contains:
- a CDS encoding ABC transporter ATP-binding protein, producing the protein MAETESLAAMVQTRMQNAPVQSPAIVSLKGISKTFANGTVALNNLSLDVREGEFVSLLGPSGCGKSTALRIIAGLIEPTSGRVGWPQEEASQAEHELGFVFQEPTLMPWATVFSNVWLPLRLKGISKKSARERVMEALETVGLAPFAASYPRELSGGMKMRVSIARALVTRPRVLLMDEPFAALDEITRFKLNNDLLHLWETFGWTVIFVTHSVFESVYLSNRIVVMAARPGRIVSDSAIDAPYPRGDDFRTSAVYSGFCREVSGALRSAMGAGEPH; encoded by the coding sequence ATGGCCGAAACGGAATCACTTGCGGCCATGGTCCAGACACGAATGCAGAATGCTCCGGTGCAAAGCCCGGCGATCGTCTCGCTGAAGGGAATCTCCAAGACCTTCGCGAACGGTACGGTCGCGCTCAACAACCTGTCGCTGGATGTCCGGGAGGGCGAATTCGTCTCGCTGCTTGGTCCCTCCGGCTGCGGCAAGTCGACGGCGCTCAGGATCATTGCCGGGCTCATTGAACCGACATCTGGACGGGTCGGCTGGCCGCAGGAGGAGGCGAGCCAGGCGGAGCACGAGCTGGGCTTCGTGTTCCAGGAGCCGACGCTGATGCCCTGGGCAACGGTGTTCTCCAATGTCTGGCTGCCGCTGCGGCTCAAGGGGATCTCGAAGAAATCGGCCCGTGAGCGCGTCATGGAAGCGCTGGAAACGGTCGGTCTCGCGCCGTTTGCCGCAAGCTATCCGCGCGAGCTTTCCGGCGGCATGAAAATGCGCGTCTCCATCGCAAGGGCGCTGGTGACGCGGCCCAGGGTGCTCCTGATGGACGAGCCCTTCGCGGCGCTGGACGAAATCACCAGGTTCAAGCTCAACAACGACCTGCTGCATCTGTGGGAAACCTTCGGCTGGACGGTGATCTTCGTCACCCACTCCGTTTTCGAATCCGTCTATCTCTCGAACCGCATCGTGGTGATGGCCGCGCGGCCCGGGCGGATCGTCAGCGACAGCGCGATCGACGCGCCCTATCCGCGGGGCGACGACTTCCGCACCTCGGCTGTCTATTCGGGCTTCTGCCGCGAGGTTTCCGGGGCCCTCAGGTCGGCGATGGGGGCGGGAGAGCCGCACTGA
- a CDS encoding complex I NDUFA9 subunit family protein — MSTQLNGKLVTVFGGSGFIGRHIVQALAKRGYRVRVAVRRPDLATHLQPLGAVGQIMAVQANLRYRWSVDRAVQGADAVVNAVGILAPSGKQTFDAVQAFGPRAIAEAARTAGLSGITHISAIGADAASPSAYARSKAAGEAGVLETLPESIIFRPSIVFGPEDSFFNQFADMARLTPALPLIGGGETKFQPVYVCDIAEAVARAVDGELTPGTTYELGGPEVKTFKECLEDMLKVTRRSRALIPIPFPVASLMARVLQLLPGAPLTVDQVEMLKSDNIVSAAATSEGRTLEGIGVKPGTLATILPTYLDRFRVRGQYDAHRIA, encoded by the coding sequence ATGTCCACACAACTCAACGGCAAACTCGTCACGGTGTTCGGCGGCTCAGGTTTTATCGGCCGCCATATCGTCCAGGCCCTGGCCAAGCGCGGCTACCGGGTGCGCGTCGCGGTGCGGCGTCCGGATCTGGCGACCCATCTGCAGCCGCTCGGCGCCGTGGGACAGATCATGGCGGTTCAGGCCAACCTGCGCTACCGCTGGTCGGTGGACCGTGCGGTGCAGGGCGCCGATGCCGTGGTGAATGCGGTCGGGATCCTGGCGCCATCCGGAAAGCAGACCTTCGATGCGGTCCAGGCCTTCGGCCCGCGGGCCATTGCCGAAGCCGCGCGCACGGCCGGACTGTCCGGCATCACGCACATATCCGCCATCGGCGCGGATGCGGCGAGCCCCTCGGCCTATGCCCGCTCCAAGGCGGCCGGCGAAGCCGGCGTTCTGGAAACGCTGCCGGAAAGCATCATCTTCCGTCCGTCCATCGTCTTCGGTCCGGAAGACAGTTTCTTCAACCAGTTTGCCGACATGGCCCGCCTCACCCCCGCCCTGCCGCTGATCGGCGGCGGCGAGACGAAGTTCCAGCCGGTCTATGTCTGTGATATCGCCGAAGCCGTGGCGCGCGCCGTCGATGGCGAACTGACGCCGGGCACGACCTATGAGTTGGGCGGTCCGGAAGTGAAGACCTTCAAGGAATGCCTCGAAGACATGCTGAAGGTGACCCGCCGCTCCCGCGCCCTCATACCGATACCCTTTCCGGTCGCCTCCCTGATGGCCCGGGTGCTGCAGCTTCTGCCGGGCGCGCCGCTCACGGTCGATCAGGTGGAAATGCTGAAGTCCGACAACATCGTCTCCGCGGCCGCCACTTCCGAAGGCCGGACCCTGGAGGGCATCGGCGTCAAACCGGGAACGCTCGCAACCATCCTGCCCACCTATCTCGACCGGTTCCGTGTGCGCGGCCAGTACGACGCGCACCGCATCGCCTAG
- a CDS encoding helix-turn-helix transcriptional regulator: protein MNPIERALGILLLLTGGRLVPATVLAERFEVSLRTIYRDIDRLIALGVPVDAERGAEGGYRLASGYIQPPVALSRNETAALLAAMALVRSSRTVPLAGELTSAEKKLLASLPKNVHGLLKDAERIVGIEPIPPDIFHAGTKAEPTEDWQKALDGFMAGILDSRRVRFEHVNPARQTVKAHDVEPYGVLFDRDLWYLAGRCVDTDLLKVYRADRVRNLEISGLFFRPDKAFSIQSLLGGAWLSQAMRRWEQEEEIAEILITPRQAKKLSADWYYRHAVFTPSEDGRILVSIPSTDRARILPLVRWLGPGAELLGPQDLRQELASELADLAALYAANAKLERSA, encoded by the coding sequence ATGAACCCGATTGAACGCGCGCTCGGCATCCTGCTGCTGCTGACCGGCGGCAGGCTCGTTCCCGCGACAGTGCTTGCGGAGCGCTTCGAAGTGTCCCTGCGGACGATCTACCGCGACATCGACCGGCTGATCGCGCTCGGCGTGCCGGTGGATGCTGAACGGGGCGCGGAGGGTGGATACCGGCTGGCCAGCGGCTACATTCAGCCGCCCGTCGCCCTCTCCCGCAACGAGACCGCCGCGCTGCTGGCGGCAATGGCGCTGGTGCGCAGCAGCCGAACCGTGCCGCTGGCGGGCGAACTGACCTCGGCGGAGAAGAAGCTGCTGGCCTCCCTGCCGAAGAACGTTCACGGGCTGTTGAAGGACGCCGAGCGGATCGTCGGCATTGAGCCGATCCCGCCCGACATCTTCCATGCCGGCACCAAGGCGGAACCGACGGAAGACTGGCAAAAGGCCCTGGACGGCTTCATGGCCGGTATCCTGGACAGCAGGCGGGTCCGGTTCGAACACGTGAACCCCGCCCGCCAGACGGTAAAGGCCCATGATGTCGAGCCCTATGGCGTCCTGTTCGACCGGGATCTCTGGTATCTCGCCGGGCGCTGCGTGGATACGGACTTGTTGAAGGTCTACCGGGCGGACCGGGTGCGGAACCTGGAAATCAGCGGGCTGTTTTTCCGGCCCGACAAGGCGTTTTCGATCCAGAGCCTGCTCGGCGGCGCCTGGCTCTCCCAGGCGATGCGCCGCTGGGAGCAGGAGGAGGAGATCGCCGAGATCCTGATCACGCCCCGGCAGGCGAAAAAGCTGAGCGCGGACTGGTACTACCGCCACGCGGTGTTCACGCCGTCCGAAGACGGCAGGATCCTGGTGAGCATCCCGAGCACCGACCGGGCGCGTATTCTGCCGCTGGTGCGCTGGCTCGGGCCCGGGGCGGAACTGCTCGGCCCGCAGGACCTGCGGCAGGAACTGGCAAGCGAGCTTGCCGACCTGGCGGCGCTTTATGCCGCCAATGCGAAGCTCGAACGATCAGCCTAG
- a CDS encoding NAD(P)H-dependent oxidoreductase yields the protein MRVLVVFSHPCPESFNAAICKTVVSSLEAEGHEVKLTDLYTQGFGPVMSAQERRNYHTPQANTLPVAGHLADIMWCQAVIFIYPTWWFGVPAMLKGWLERVWVPYETFDMPTADRPMQPRMQHISHMAVITTCGATWWQSKLIGEPGRKTLLRGIRFLCRRRCRTMYLAKYKMDSSTPESRAEFLARAGRKVAALMAR from the coding sequence ATGCGCGTTCTCGTGGTTTTCAGCCATCCTTGCCCGGAGAGTTTCAACGCGGCGATCTGCAAGACCGTCGTGAGCTCCCTGGAGGCGGAAGGCCATGAGGTGAAGCTGACGGATCTTTACACTCAGGGCTTCGGTCCGGTGATGAGCGCGCAGGAGCGGCGGAATTACCACACGCCCCAGGCCAACACGCTGCCGGTCGCCGGTCATCTGGCGGACATCATGTGGTGCCAGGCGGTCATCTTCATCTATCCGACCTGGTGGTTCGGCGTGCCCGCCATGCTGAAGGGCTGGCTGGAGCGGGTCTGGGTGCCCTACGAGACGTTTGACATGCCGACGGCGGACCGGCCCATGCAGCCCAGGATGCAGCATATTTCCCACATGGCGGTGATCACCACCTGCGGCGCCACCTGGTGGCAATCCAAGCTGATCGGCGAACCGGGCCGCAAGACCCTTCTGCGCGGCATCAGGTTCCTGTGCCGGCGCCGCTGCAGGACCATGTATCTGGCGAAGTACAAGATGGACAGTTCCACGCCGGAAAGCCGGGCGGAGTTTCTTGCGCGGGCCGGCAGGAAGGTCGCCGCTCTCATGGCGCGTTAA
- the rpoN gene encoding RNA polymerase factor sigma-54, translating into MAISTKLEMRQSQSLIMTPQLMQAIKLLQMSNLDLVAYVEAELERNPLLEKGDAADAGPGGDEEPEPREPAGDGPEASDWMQNDLETGAEAIASRMDTDLGNVFPDEPGVPASPDPALLKAGDSYKNATSSSTSEDYNLEAFVAEEASLGASLEEQMHLALSSEADRLIGGHLINSLDENGYLYLDLAETAELLGVDLARIESVLAVLQTFEPAGVFARNLAECLKLQLIDKNRFDPAMAALIDNIELLARRELAALKKICGVDDEDLVEMIAEIRALDPKPGSAFGSSPVQPVVPDVFVRPANDGSWTVELNSDTLPRVLVNQTYYARIIKTARNVTEKEYLTDSLQTANWLAKSLDQRARTILKVSTEIVRQQDGFLSYGIAHLRPLNLRTIADAIGMHESTVSRVTSNKYMSTPRGIFELKYFFSSAISGTVDGDSHSAESVRHKIRQMIEAEDPKAILSDDTIVKILRDEGVDIARRTVAKYREAMKIGSSVQRRREKNARL; encoded by the coding sequence ATGGCCATTTCAACCAAGCTGGAGATGCGGCAAAGCCAGTCGCTGATCATGACGCCGCAGCTGATGCAGGCGATCAAGCTGTTGCAAATGTCCAATCTCGATCTCGTGGCCTATGTCGAGGCCGAACTGGAACGCAATCCACTGCTGGAAAAGGGCGATGCAGCCGATGCCGGCCCGGGCGGCGACGAGGAGCCGGAGCCTCGGGAGCCCGCGGGCGACGGGCCGGAAGCGTCCGACTGGATGCAGAACGATCTGGAAACCGGGGCCGAAGCCATCGCATCCCGGATGGATACGGATCTCGGCAACGTCTTTCCCGACGAGCCCGGCGTACCCGCCTCTCCCGATCCGGCCCTGCTCAAGGCCGGCGACAGCTACAAGAATGCCACCAGCAGCAGCACTTCGGAGGATTACAATCTCGAAGCCTTTGTGGCGGAGGAAGCATCGCTCGGAGCCTCGCTCGAAGAGCAGATGCATCTGGCGCTGAGCAGCGAAGCCGACAGGCTGATCGGCGGGCATCTGATCAACTCGCTGGACGAGAACGGTTATCTTTATCTGGATCTGGCGGAAACCGCGGAGCTTCTCGGTGTCGATCTCGCCCGGATCGAGAGCGTGCTCGCCGTGCTGCAGACCTTTGAGCCCGCAGGTGTCTTTGCCCGCAACCTTGCCGAATGTCTCAAACTCCAGCTGATCGACAAGAACCGGTTCGACCCGGCAATGGCGGCGCTGATCGACAACATAGAACTGCTGGCAAGGCGCGAACTGGCCGCCCTGAAGAAGATCTGCGGCGTCGATGACGAGGATCTCGTCGAGATGATCGCTGAAATCCGGGCACTGGATCCCAAGCCCGGCAGCGCGTTCGGCTCCTCGCCGGTCCAGCCGGTCGTCCCGGACGTCTTCGTCCGCCCGGCCAATGACGGCAGCTGGACGGTGGAGCTGAATTCCGACACCCTGCCAAGGGTCCTGGTCAACCAGACCTATTATGCCAGGATCATCAAGACCGCGCGCAACGTGACGGAAAAGGAATACCTCACCGATTCGCTGCAGACAGCCAACTGGCTCGCCAAGAGCCTGGACCAGCGGGCCAGGACGATTCTGAAGGTGTCGACCGAAATCGTCCGCCAGCAGGATGGTTTTCTGAGCTACGGCATCGCGCATCTGCGGCCGCTGAACCTGAGAACCATTGCCGATGCCATCGGCATGCATGAATCCACGGTCAGCCGGGTGACGTCCAACAAATACATGTCGACGCCCCGCGGCATCTTCGAGCTGAAATACTTCTTCTCCTCCGCCATTTCCGGGACGGTGGACGGTGATTCCCATTCCGCGGAATCGGTCCGCCACAAGATCAGGCAGATGATCGAGGCGGAGGATCCCAAAGCGATCCTGTCCGATGACACGATTGTCAAAATTCTCAGGGACGAGGGCGTCGATATCGCGCGCAGGACGGTAGCAAAATACCGTGAAGCCATGAAGATCGGCTCGTCTGTTCAGCGCCGGCGGGAGAAAAACGCCCGGCTTTGA
- a CDS encoding undecaprenyl-diphosphate phosphatase: protein MDGQTIVNALILGIVEGLTEFIPVSSTGHILLLGHFLGFDSTGKTFEVLIQLGAILAILSVYFGRLWQLAVALPSDPASRRFVAGILLAFLPAAVIGVLLHSFIKEVLFETPTLICATLFLGGIVLLWIDRLPLAPRYTNVMDYPLSLCLKIGFFQCLAMVPGVSRSGATIAGALLMGTDKRSAAEFSFFLAMPTMAGAFAYDLYKNRNVLSMDDAMIITIGFVASFIAGVFVVRGLLDFVSRHGFAPFAWWRIFIGLAGFAGLYFF, encoded by the coding sequence ATGGATGGCCAAACGATTGTTAATGCACTTATTTTGGGAATTGTCGAAGGCCTCACCGAATTCATTCCCGTCTCGTCCACGGGACACATCCTGCTGCTGGGGCATTTTCTGGGCTTTGACAGCACGGGCAAGACGTTCGAGGTTCTGATCCAGCTCGGGGCGATCCTGGCGATTCTCTCCGTCTATTTCGGCAGGCTGTGGCAGCTGGCCGTGGCCCTGCCGAGCGATCCGGCCAGCCGCCGGTTCGTCGCCGGCATCCTGCTCGCCTTCCTGCCCGCGGCGGTGATCGGCGTCCTGCTGCACAGCTTCATCAAGGAAGTCCTCTTCGAGACGCCCACCCTGATCTGCGCCACCCTGTTTCTGGGCGGCATCGTCCTCTTGTGGATCGACCGGCTGCCGCTCGCGCCGCGCTACACCAACGTCATGGACTATCCGCTGTCGCTCTGTCTCAAGATCGGCTTTTTCCAGTGCCTGGCCATGGTGCCCGGCGTCTCCCGCTCCGGCGCGACCATCGCCGGCGCGCTGCTGATGGGCACCGACAAGCGTTCGGCGGCGGAATTCTCCTTCTTCCTGGCCATGCCTACCATGGCCGGCGCCTTTGCCTATGACCTTTACAAGAACCGCAACGTGCTTTCGATGGACGATGCCATGATCATCACGATCGGCTTCGTCGCATCCTTCATCGCCGGCGTGTTCGTGGTCCGGGGGCTTCTGGATTTCGTCTCCCGGCACGGCTTTGCCCCCTTTGCCTGGTGGCGGATCTTCATCGGCCTGGCCGGTTTTGCGGGGCTCTACTTTTTCTAG
- a CDS encoding glutathione S-transferase family protein, with the protein MLTLYHHPFSPSSRFVRLILSEYGAAFEEHHVEPWQRPQQLLTLNAAGTVPVIVENEGPAICGPGPIMEYLDETRGYAMADRRLMPDHPDIRAETRRLVEWSLTKFDQEVVGHLVRERIYKQIMPKSAGGGEPDSAALRVARANIHHHLKYFGYLVASRRWLAGDRLSFADFALAASLSCADYLGEVPWGDEEDVKSWYARVKSRPSMRPLLGEKVLGMPPAPTYTDLDF; encoded by the coding sequence ATGCTCACGCTCTACCATCATCCGTTCTCGCCGTCGTCCCGGTTCGTGAGACTCATCCTGAGCGAATACGGCGCGGCCTTTGAAGAACATCATGTCGAACCCTGGCAGCGGCCGCAGCAGCTGCTGACGCTGAACGCGGCCGGAACGGTTCCCGTCATCGTGGAGAACGAGGGCCCGGCCATATGCGGTCCGGGGCCGATCATGGAGTATCTCGACGAGACGCGCGGCTACGCCATGGCCGACCGGCGCCTGATGCCGGACCATCCGGATATCCGCGCGGAAACGCGCCGCCTGGTGGAATGGAGCCTGACCAAGTTCGACCAGGAAGTGGTCGGGCATCTGGTGCGCGAACGCATCTACAAGCAGATCATGCCGAAATCGGCGGGCGGCGGCGAACCGGACTCGGCCGCGCTGCGTGTTGCCAGAGCCAATATCCATCACCATCTGAAATACTTCGGCTACCTTGTCGCCTCCCGCCGGTGGCTTGCCGGGGACCGGTTGTCCTTTGCGGATTTCGCCCTTGCCGCCAGCCTTTCCTGCGCCGATTATCTGGGCGAAGTGCCGTGGGGTGATGAAGAAGACGTGAAAAGCTGGTATGCACGGGTGAAATCCCGGCCCAGCATGCGTCCGCTCCTTGGTGAAAAGGTGCTGGGCATGCCGCCGGCCCCGACTTACACCGATCTCGACTTTTGA
- a CDS encoding cytochrome c, translating into MNSKPFLIISAGLSVLVAGVLVWGFLTSEDEQPASDGAALVAVTVPDLSSRALEGRALFQENCAACHGEKAGGRNGMGPPLVHKIYEPGHHADGAFLLAVMRGVRAHHWPFGDMPPVENVTDKDVEKIVAYVRELQRANGIN; encoded by the coding sequence GTGAACAGCAAGCCGTTTCTGATAATCTCCGCCGGTCTTTCCGTGCTCGTGGCGGGCGTTCTTGTCTGGGGCTTCCTGACGTCTGAGGACGAGCAGCCCGCCAGCGACGGGGCCGCGCTGGTTGCCGTCACCGTGCCGGACCTTTCCTCCAGGGCCCTTGAGGGCCGCGCGCTGTTTCAGGAGAACTGCGCCGCCTGTCACGGGGAAAAGGCCGGTGGCCGCAACGGGATGGGGCCGCCGCTGGTTCACAAGATCTACGAACCGGGTCACCATGCCGACGGCGCTTTCCTCCTGGCTGTCATGCGGGGCGTGCGTGCCCATCACTGGCCGTTCGGCGATATGCCGCCGGTGGAAAATGTGACCGACAAAGACGTCGAAAAAATCGTTGCCTATGTCCGCGAACTCCAGCGGGCGAATGGTATCAACTGA
- a CDS encoding LptA/OstA family protein: MTFFKRALIASVAVLLAGTAQAQTFSDAFAGFGSNDGEPIDIEASELRVEDNNSTATFIGNVVVTQGETSLKTQRLKVFYVGSGAQQAESDVQQKISRLEASGGVHITSKDQTAKGDEASFDMNKEFMVMTGKEVVLSQGPNVVVGNKLTVDLKSGQANLTAGQGQVAGETGGSGRVKVRILPNSVQEKNPNP, translated from the coding sequence ATGACTTTCTTCAAACGCGCATTGATCGCATCGGTGGCGGTCCTCCTGGCCGGCACCGCGCAGGCGCAGACCTTCTCGGATGCCTTTGCGGGCTTCGGGTCCAATGACGGTGAACCGATCGACATCGAGGCAAGCGAGCTGCGCGTCGAAGACAACAACAGCACGGCGACCTTTATCGGCAACGTGGTGGTCACGCAGGGCGAGACCAGCCTGAAGACGCAGCGGCTGAAGGTCTTTTACGTCGGTTCGGGCGCGCAGCAGGCCGAAAGTGACGTCCAGCAGAAGATCTCCCGTCTGGAGGCCTCCGGCGGCGTGCACATCACCTCCAAGGACCAGACCGCCAAGGGCGACGAAGCCAGCTTCGACATGAACAAGGAGTTCATGGTGATGACGGGCAAGGAAGTCGTCCTCAGCCAGGGCCCGAACGTGGTGGTCGGCAACAAGCTCACCGTCGACCTGAAATCCGGTCAGGCCAACCTGACGGCCGGGCAGGGGCAGGTTGCCGGCGAGACCGGCGGAAGCGGACGGGTGAAAGTCCGGATCCTGCCCAACAGCGTGCAGGAAAAGAACCCCAATCCGTAA
- a CDS encoding MFS transporter — protein MPFIAKVTLLFVVFVDLLGQGLVFPIINTLVMDPGTSMLPRDTTDAMRHFDYGLIIGVFFICWFLGAPYISKLSDVIGRKNAILICLFGALGGYALTIGALYMNSFPLLILGRAITGLTAGNQPIAQAAMIDGSADEEDRNRNMGYIITGVSFGLVGGPIIGGFLSDPQFLGSISSVKLPFYACFALVAIAIALVLFTFREPDEGPAERQPFVFRPAEIFELLWQIRKYPKVLRLTMVFFFFHIANMSFYIFVDNYLTSRFDYGTLGGSMVMLTIGVALAFSSTFLVVPAQKRFSKQAILGGTFVVWAVSAAAFVASPIALLTFVPVFCFYFVFGIAYPTFLGLYSAAVSDEEQGWVMGVTIAVFTLVAGIISLLGGDLIGVDLNLPFYGVIAAALIALLVMFLAWNRPDIRVLTRKSAG, from the coding sequence ATGCCATTTATTGCCAAAGTCACTTTGCTGTTCGTGGTTTTTGTAGATCTTCTGGGACAGGGGCTGGTCTTTCCGATCATCAATACGCTGGTAATGGACCCCGGCACATCAATGCTGCCGAGGGATACCACCGATGCCATGCGCCACTTTGATTACGGTCTGATCATCGGCGTGTTCTTCATCTGCTGGTTCTTGGGCGCTCCCTATATCTCCAAACTTTCGGACGTGATCGGCCGGAAGAACGCCATCCTGATTTGTCTGTTCGGCGCGCTCGGCGGCTACGCGCTTACCATCGGCGCGCTCTACATGAACAGTTTTCCGCTGCTCATCCTGGGCCGGGCAATCACCGGGCTGACTGCCGGGAACCAGCCGATCGCCCAGGCTGCGATGATCGACGGCAGCGCCGACGAAGAAGACCGGAACCGTAACATGGGCTACATCATCACGGGTGTCAGCTTCGGCCTGGTCGGCGGGCCGATCATCGGCGGTTTCCTGTCGGATCCGCAGTTCCTCGGCAGCATCTCCAGTGTAAAGCTGCCGTTCTACGCCTGTTTCGCGCTAGTGGCGATTGCCATTGCCTTGGTGCTGTTCACGTTCAGGGAGCCGGATGAAGGACCGGCCGAGCGACAACCTTTCGTATTCCGCCCCGCGGAGATATTCGAATTGCTGTGGCAGATCCGGAAATACCCAAAGGTGCTGCGATTGACGATGGTGTTCTTCTTCTTCCACATCGCCAACATGTCCTTCTACATTTTCGTCGACAATTACCTCACCAGCCGCTTCGACTATGGCACGTTGGGCGGCAGCATGGTGATGTTGACGATCGGTGTCGCCCTTGCCTTTTCCAGTACCTTCCTGGTGGTGCCCGCGCAAAAGCGCTTCAGCAAGCAGGCGATCCTAGGCGGCACATTCGTGGTCTGGGCGGTTTCCGCGGCAGCATTTGTCGCATCTCCCATCGCTCTTTTGACCTTCGTCCCGGTGTTCTGCTTCTACTTCGTGTTCGGCATCGCCTACCCGACCTTTCTCGGACTATATTCGGCCGCCGTCAGCGATGAGGAACAGGGCTGGGTAATGGGGGTGACAATCGCGGTTTTTACACTGGTTGCCGGAATTATTTCCCTTCTCGGCGGCGATCTGATCGGTGTCGACCTCAATCTGCCCTTCTACGGAGTAATCGCCGCGGCGCTCATCGCGCTCCTGGTGATGTTCCTGGCCTGGAACAGGCCTGATATCAGAGTACTCACACGCAAATCAGCCGGCTGA
- the lptC gene encoding LPS export ABC transporter periplasmic protein LptC, with product MSVVSEYAGGRSPGRPRLSRAQRAARRHSVFVRILRWLFPALGILICAGMIGLIVLFNILSGFGASNMMLTSEGLVMDQPELSGHDGDRSYRVTARRAIQRLTDPKIIDLETIRADIVLSKDQSAQIVAVKGIYNNGAETLRLYEGIQLEWSEGYTVDLSEVEIDLNSGALTTSQPVSIRSDQGQVRAGKLSYDQNKGLVRFTDGIKMRINPARKDGTQ from the coding sequence TTGAGCGTTGTCAGCGAATATGCGGGAGGCAGGTCTCCCGGTCGGCCGCGATTGAGCCGGGCGCAGCGGGCTGCGCGCCGGCACAGCGTGTTTGTCCGCATTCTCCGCTGGCTGTTTCCCGCCCTCGGCATTCTGATCTGTGCCGGCATGATCGGGCTGATCGTTCTCTTCAACATCTTGAGCGGCTTCGGCGCGTCCAACATGATGCTGACCAGCGAAGGCCTGGTAATGGACCAGCCCGAGCTTTCCGGGCACGATGGCGATCGCTCATACAGGGTGACGGCGCGCCGCGCCATTCAGCGGCTGACCGATCCAAAGATCATCGACCTGGAGACCATCCGCGCGGACATCGTGCTCAGCAAGGATCAGAGTGCTCAAATTGTGGCCGTGAAGGGCATCTATAATAACGGCGCGGAAACGCTCCGCCTTTATGAGGGTATTCAGCTGGAGTGGAGCGAAGGCTATACCGTGGATCTGTCCGAAGTGGAGATCGACCTCAACAGCGGCGCACTGACGACGTCGCAGCCGGTCTCGATCCGTTCGGATCAGGGGCAGGTGAGGGCCGGCAAACTCTCTTATGACCAGAACAAGGGTCTCGTCCGCTTCACGGACGGGATCAAGATGAGGATTAATCCGGCTCGGAAGGACGGTACGCAATGA
- a CDS encoding DUF1127 domain-containing protein, with the protein MSVEIETIFRSRARNRGIVLSALRLCAAALRGYFRRRATARALANLSEEELRDIGLARTETGYRQIHRDRYGAHYW; encoded by the coding sequence ATGAGCGTTGAGATCGAAACCATTTTCCGCAGCCGCGCGCGCAATCGCGGCATTGTCCTGTCTGCCCTTCGTCTATGTGCCGCTGCACTTCGCGGATATTTCCGTCGCCGGGCAACTGCCAGGGCTTTGGCTAACCTGAGCGAAGAGGAGCTGAGGGATATTGGCCTGGCGCGCACGGAAACCGGCTATCGGCAGATCCACCGGGACCGATACGGGGCGCATTACTGGTGA
- a CDS encoding ribonuclease D — MTIRYHKGDLPDLKAYEAAHAVAVDSETLGLNPHRDRLCVVQLSPGDGTADVVQIARGQADAPNLAALLTDPSKPKIFHFARFDVAVLRHYLNVQVTPVWCTKIASKLVRTYTDRHGLKDITRELLGVELSKQQQSSDWAAETLSDAQLAYAASDVLYLHALKEKLEYMLSREEREHIAKACFEFLPVRAELDLKGWEEADIFAHS, encoded by the coding sequence ATGACCATCCGCTACCACAAAGGCGACCTTCCAGACCTGAAAGCCTATGAAGCGGCGCATGCGGTGGCTGTCGATTCCGAAACCCTGGGCCTCAACCCGCACCGGGACCGCCTGTGCGTCGTCCAGTTGTCGCCCGGCGACGGAACGGCGGATGTGGTGCAGATCGCCCGCGGCCAGGCGGACGCCCCCAATCTGGCGGCTCTCCTGACTGATCCTTCCAAGCCGAAGATATTCCACTTCGCCCGGTTTGATGTTGCGGTGCTCCGCCACTATCTGAATGTTCAGGTGACCCCGGTCTGGTGCACCAAAATTGCTTCAAAGCTGGTTCGCACTTATACCGACCGGCATGGATTGAAAGATATTACGCGTGAACTTCTTGGTGTGGAACTGTCCAAGCAGCAGCAGAGTTCGGACTGGGCGGCGGAGACCCTGTCCGATGCGCAACTGGCCTACGCGGCCTCGGATGTTCTATACCTGCACGCATTGAAGGAAAAACTTGAGTACATGCTCTCTCGCGAAGAGCGGGAGCATATTGCAAAGGCATGTTTTGAATTTCTGCCGGTTCGTGCGGAACTCGACCTCAAAGGGTGGGAAGAGGCGGATATTTTCGCCCACTCGTGA